In the genome of Chryseobacterium oryzae, one region contains:
- a CDS encoding 5-(carboxyamino)imidazole ribonucleotide synthase, with protein MKIGILGGGQLGRMLIQEALKYDDEFYTLDPASDAPCHHISYFTQGNFNDYETVLEFGKDKDVVTIEIEHVNADALAELENQGIKVVPNSRIIKTIQQKILQKKFYEENNIPSPEFEIMDGSSDEIKMPLPFVQKMNTGGYDGKGVQVIRNNEDMKNLWVQDSVIEKLVDIDKELSVIVAKNENGETKTFPVTEMVADPKLNLLDFNVCPVFLSEDIDSQIKSITEKFLNAVHSPGLFAIELFLDKEGKVWVNETAPRLHNSGHQSQEGNANSQFEQMYRVVKNLPLADTDTFTFSGMLNLVGAEGFSGKVIYEGMDDVLKLPKTYVHLYGKTETKPGRKMGHINVLADSREELMEKLIKVKSMVRVIA; from the coding sequence ATGAAAATAGGAATTTTAGGTGGCGGACAGTTGGGAAGAATGCTCATTCAGGAAGCTTTAAAATATGATGATGAATTTTATACTTTAGATCCGGCTTCAGATGCACCATGTCATCATATTTCTTATTTTACGCAAGGAAATTTTAATGATTATGAAACCGTTTTAGAATTTGGTAAAGATAAGGATGTAGTAACCATAGAAATAGAACATGTAAATGCAGATGCATTGGCAGAACTGGAAAATCAGGGTATTAAAGTGGTTCCAAATTCAAGAATTATAAAAACAATTCAGCAAAAAATTCTTCAGAAAAAGTTTTATGAAGAAAATAATATTCCGAGTCCGGAGTTTGAAATTATGGACGGAAGTTCAGACGAAATAAAAATGCCTCTTCCTTTCGTGCAAAAAATGAATACCGGAGGTTATGATGGAAAAGGGGTACAGGTGATTCGAAATAACGAGGATATGAAAAACCTTTGGGTGCAGGATTCTGTCATCGAAAAACTTGTAGATATTGATAAAGAGCTTTCTGTTATTGTTGCAAAAAACGAAAATGGAGAAACAAAAACTTTTCCGGTAACAGAAATGGTGGCAGATCCTAAGCTTAATCTTCTGGATTTTAATGTTTGTCCGGTTTTTTTGAGTGAAGATATCGACAGTCAGATTAAATCTATTACCGAGAAATTCCTCAATGCAGTACATTCTCCTGGTCTTTTTGCTATTGAATTATTTTTAGATAAAGAAGGAAAAGTGTGGGTAAACGAAACAGCTCCAAGACTTCACAATTCGGGACACCAAAGCCAGGAAGGCAATGCCAATTCTCAGTTTGAGCAGATGTATCGTGTGGTAAAAAATCTTCCTTTGGCAGATACCGATACTTTCACATTCAGTGGAATGCTCAATTTGGTAGGAGCAGAAGGTTTTTCGGGAAAAGTTATTTATGAAGGAATGGATGATGTTTTAAAGCTTCCCAAAACGTATGTACATTTATATGGGAAAACCGAAACTAAACCCGGAAGAAAAATGGGACACATTAATGTTTTAGCAGATTCGCGCGAAGAACTCATGGAAAAACTGATAAAAGTAAAATCTATGGTAAGAGTCATTGCTTAA
- a CDS encoding DUF1543 domain-containing protein, with translation MEKINLMYFCTMKTGLKLFYVILGATPKGRNIEQHDVFFGIAQSLKELVPDMKEFWKEADGKIHIDCYQEALFADGFEVEIVERTEQVSENKLYFINLGGYKKGFFEEFHEQHLMVGNSMAEIVKKAKSTHFYKTMGFEGAVSHIDDKHGVDIDDIFNVHDILPQKMKEKYSIVLKKSTSNNQLNPTETGYLKIDKI, from the coding sequence ATGGAAAAAATAAATTTGATGTATTTTTGTACCATGAAGACAGGGTTAAAACTTTTTTATGTCATTTTGGGAGCGACTCCTAAAGGTAGAAATATTGAGCAGCACGATGTTTTTTTCGGCATTGCCCAAAGCCTGAAAGAACTGGTTCCGGATATGAAAGAATTTTGGAAAGAAGCCGATGGTAAAATCCATATCGACTGTTATCAGGAAGCTCTTTTTGCAGATGGTTTTGAAGTTGAAATTGTAGAAAGAACGGAACAGGTTTCAGAAAATAAACTGTACTTCATTAATTTAGGAGGATATAAAAAGGGTTTTTTTGAAGAATTTCACGAGCAACATTTAATGGTTGGAAATTCTATGGCAGAAATTGTTAAAAAGGCAAAAAGTACCCATTTTTACAAAACGATGGGGTTTGAAGGTGCAGTAAGTCATATAGACGATAAACATGGAGTGGATATTGATGATATTTTTAATGTTCATGATATACTTCCTCAAAAAATGAAAGAAAAATATTCGATTGTGTTAAAAAAATCTACAAGCAATAATCAGTTAAATCCTACAGAAACCGGGTATTTGAAAATTGATAAAATATAA
- a CDS encoding sulfite exporter TauE/SafE family protein, producing MSEIIILFLGAISAGLLGSLTGLGGGVIIIPLLTLGFGVPMHYAIGASLISVIGTSSGAAVAFVKEGFTNMRIGMFLEIATTAGAIAGALVSGMLNPNTIGIIFASILLLTVILNLKGKPDHQEPLIKGSLEDKLKLYGTFPDKGVIKSYAARNTIPGFFMMMFAGAMSGLLGIGSGALKVLAMDNMMRLPFKVSTTTSNFMIGVTAVASSLIYFQRGEIIPVIVAPVLVGVVVGSFIGSKTLMVSKTKKLKTFFAIVITILSIYMMYNGIRSNFS from the coding sequence ATGTCGGAGATCATCATACTTTTTCTGGGCGCTATTTCAGCAGGTCTTTTAGGTTCGCTCACCGGTTTAGGAGGTGGGGTTATTATTATTCCATTATTAACGCTTGGTTTTGGCGTTCCTATGCATTATGCCATTGGCGCATCCCTTATTTCGGTTATCGGAACTTCTTCGGGAGCTGCCGTTGCATTTGTAAAAGAAGGTTTTACCAATATGCGGATAGGAATGTTTTTGGAAATCGCTACTACTGCAGGAGCCATTGCAGGAGCTTTGGTTTCCGGAATGCTGAATCCTAATACCATTGGAATTATTTTCGCCAGTATTCTTCTGTTAACGGTAATCTTAAATTTAAAAGGAAAACCCGATCATCAGGAACCTCTTATTAAAGGGAGCCTTGAAGATAAGCTGAAACTGTACGGCACTTTCCCAGACAAAGGCGTAATTAAAAGTTATGCAGCAAGAAATACCATCCCTGGATTTTTTATGATGATGTTTGCAGGAGCCATGTCCGGACTTTTAGGAATAGGTTCCGGAGCTTTGAAGGTTTTGGCAATGGATAATATGATGAGACTTCCTTTTAAAGTTTCTACTACCACAAGTAATTTTATGATTGGTGTAACAGCAGTTGCAAGTTCGCTTATTTACTTCCAGAGAGGCGAAATTATTCCGGTAATTGTTGCTCCTGTTTTGGTTGGTGTTGTAGTAGGAAGTTTTATAGGATCTAAAACCTTAATGGTATCTAAAACCAAAAAACTGAAAACCTTTTTTGCAATAGTAATCACTATTCTTTCAATTTACATGATGTATAACGGTATAAGAAGCAATTTCTCATGA
- a CDS encoding DUF1634 domain-containing protein — translation MRKDFTDLDLNRSVGNLLRLGVILSVSTSIIGFIKLFTEGFKMPRKYTLLEMGNSSEKVWSHFWETLMKGDGMAIIQLGILMLIFTPLMRIIFALIGYMKEKDYVYVVISTIVLAIMAISFFTGYAH, via the coding sequence ATGAGAAAAGATTTTACAGACCTAGACCTCAACCGTTCTGTCGGAAATCTTCTTCGTTTAGGAGTTATTCTTTCGGTAAGTACTTCCATCATTGGCTTTATAAAGCTTTTTACTGAAGGTTTTAAAATGCCAAGAAAATATACCTTGCTGGAAATGGGAAATTCTTCGGAAAAAGTATGGAGCCATTTTTGGGAAACACTCATGAAAGGTGATGGTATGGCAATTATTCAGTTGGGAATTCTGATGCTTATTTTCACCCCTTTAATGAGAATTATTTTCGCATTAATCGGCTACATGAAAGAAAAAGACTACGTATATGTAGTGATATCTACAATTGTTTTGGCAATTATGGCGATTAGTTTCTTTACGGGTTATGCCCATTAA
- the gloA2 gene encoding SMU1112c/YaeR family gloxylase I-like metalloprotein, producing MKIHHIAIICSDYEISKRFYTEVLGLKILREVYRQERQSYKLDLGIGEDYVIELFSFPNPPKRSSKPEVCGLRHLAFSVENVNEKREELIRKGLRCEEIRIDEFTGKEFFFTQDPDYLPLEFYEN from the coding sequence ATGAAAATTCATCATATTGCAATTATATGCTCAGATTACGAAATATCTAAAAGATTTTATACAGAAGTTTTGGGCTTGAAAATCCTCCGTGAAGTGTATCGCCAAGAAAGACAGTCATATAAATTAGATCTTGGAATAGGAGAGGACTATGTTATTGAACTTTTTTCTTTTCCCAACCCTCCAAAACGTTCATCAAAACCAGAAGTATGTGGCTTAAGGCATTTGGCGTTTTCTGTGGAAAATGTTAATGAAAAACGCGAAGAATTAATTCGAAAAGGATTACGCTGTGAAGAAATCCGCATCGATGAGTTTACCGGAAAAGAATTTTTCTTTACCCAAGATCCGGATTATTTACCGCTTGAATTTTATGAGAATTAA
- a CDS encoding endonuclease/exonuclease/phosphatase family protein, whose amino-acid sequence MQTAYYILVLLLFLFSVLPKIPSQHWIFRVPDFGKIQVTIIAAFVFFSAFLIQDKIPHFWYYQAFLLFLLIYHSLILIKYTPLYKINKHKPGKNSSEKIHFISANVYQFNKDYQRFIHLINDCKPEMFLTMESNGSWENALTVLEKDYPFHHKVTLENTYGMHFYSKIKIEQSTTHFFVADDIPTIEAHLKTDDGYKFVFFGVHPPPPSPTEEETSKERDGDLLSTAKRVRQIEKPVIVVGDFNNVAWSKSSILFRKTSELIDPRIGRALVSTFHAKYRLFRFPIDLMFHSEEIFIEDLKTLDNFGSDHLPVFCEFFIDHKNDEQESQIETADFQEKAEAEEMILEGKKESSEREKIATED is encoded by the coding sequence ATGCAGACTGCTTATTATATACTTGTACTTTTATTGTTTTTATTTTCTGTACTTCCAAAAATCCCAAGTCAGCATTGGATTTTCAGGGTGCCAGATTTCGGAAAAATTCAGGTAACCATTATTGCTGCATTTGTTTTTTTTTCGGCATTCCTTATTCAAGATAAAATTCCTCATTTTTGGTATTATCAGGCATTTTTACTGTTTTTATTAATTTATCACTCTCTAATTCTTATTAAATATACACCGCTGTATAAGATTAATAAGCATAAACCCGGTAAAAATTCTTCAGAAAAAATTCATTTTATATCTGCTAACGTTTATCAGTTCAACAAAGATTATCAACGTTTTATCCACTTAATTAACGATTGTAAACCAGAAATGTTTCTCACGATGGAAAGCAATGGGAGTTGGGAAAATGCCTTAACGGTATTAGAAAAAGATTATCCTTTTCACCATAAAGTAACGCTGGAAAACACGTATGGAATGCACTTTTATTCTAAAATAAAAATTGAACAATCTACAACTCATTTTTTCGTTGCCGATGATATCCCAACCATTGAAGCCCATTTGAAAACTGATGACGGGTACAAATTTGTATTTTTTGGAGTTCATCCGCCGCCGCCAAGTCCTACTGAAGAAGAAACTTCTAAGGAAAGAGACGGCGATTTGTTATCCACTGCAAAAAGGGTGCGCCAAATAGAAAAACCCGTGATTGTAGTGGGAGATTTCAACAATGTAGCATGGTCTAAATCTTCTATATTATTCAGAAAAACAAGTGAGCTGATTGATCCCAGAATTGGTCGTGCTTTGGTTTCTACATTTCATGCCAAATATAGACTGTTCAGATTTCCTATAGATTTAATGTTTCACAGTGAAGAAATTTTTATCGAAGACCTGAAAACATTAGACAATTTTGGTTCTGATCACCTCCCTGTTTTTTGTGAATTTTTTATCGATCATAAAAATGATGAACAGGAATCTCAAATTGAAACTGCAGATTTTCAAGAAAAAGCAGAAGCTGAAGAAATGATTCTGGAAGGAAAAAAAGAAAGCAGCGAACGTGAAAAAATTGCTACCGAAGACTAA
- a CDS encoding TlpA family protein disulfide reductase, producing MEKFKLWLKKNWSTVFLFSLFVVLLVNKDAKAWTMRQIVSTGIFNPKIEEQNETSTEKIEEKSENLIVKYENDEIIQTSDLKGKVVFINFWASWCPPCRAEFPSVQKFYNEYKNHKYLVFLTVNLDDDPSAGKMYLRKENFSIPFLTPSGSISEKYFNGSLPTTVILDKSGKIRMQHNGMADYSKNSFYEEINRLLNE from the coding sequence TTGGAAAAGTTTAAACTTTGGCTTAAAAAAAATTGGAGTACAGTATTTCTTTTTTCATTATTTGTAGTATTACTGGTGAATAAAGATGCAAAAGCATGGACGATGCGACAAATTGTTTCAACCGGAATATTCAATCCGAAAATTGAAGAACAAAACGAAACGAGTACTGAAAAGATAGAAGAAAAATCAGAAAATTTAATCGTTAAATATGAAAATGATGAAATTATTCAGACTTCTGATCTTAAAGGAAAGGTAGTTTTCATCAATTTCTGGGCATCGTGGTGTCCTCCGTGTCGTGCCGAATTTCCTTCAGTTCAAAAGTTTTACAATGAGTATAAGAACCATAAATATCTGGTTTTCCTAACGGTAAATTTGGATGATGATCCGAGTGCCGGGAAAATGTATCTTAGAAAAGAAAATTTCAGCATCCCGTTTTTAACTCCGAGTGGTTCTATTTCAGAAAAATATTTCAATGGATCTCTTCCAACTACTGTAATCTTAGATAAATCAGGAAAAATCAGAATGCAGCATAATGGAATGGCAGATTACAGTAAAAATTCATTTTATGAAGAAATTAATCGTCTTTTGAATGAGTAA